The DNA region TGGAAAGCTGAACCTGAAACTCTATGACAGGCTTTCCAAGTATTTTGACATCGTAGTGATGAATTATCCTTACCGGATTCCTGACCTCATAGATACTTTTGTTTCCGGGGCAAGCAGAGTCGTCTTGAACAGCAATGTATCTGACGATATGATCAGGGAGTCACTTTCTTATTCAGACCAGATAGTGATGAAATATGCAAGGAATATTCCATGCAAAACTTTTTCACTTTTTGGTGGTAATATGTTCCTGTCAAACATTGAGGTTGATCTCGTTTACACAACCTTATATGCCTATGGTATAAGGATACAGTCAAGTACATCATTGGTTCAGAAGGACTCACATAGTATAATCCTGCTAAACAACTTTCCAGAAGATTCTCTGTAGACCATTGAAAAAATGTATTATTATGACATTTGAAGCTGATAGATAACAGAGTGTATTGCCGGTCTGCCAACAGTTTAATAGATTCCCGGGATTGCCTTCAGACTCTTATGTCGAACAGACTCCAAACCGTGATTTCCGGGCTAAGGCTAGATAATCCCCTGATCCTTGCTTCTGGGATTCTTGATGAGAATGGATACACAATGAAGAGAATACTCAAGGAAGGGGCCGCGGCAGTTGTGACAAAGTCAATCGGATCTGCTGAGAGGAGCGGATACAAACCACCGGTAGTTGTTGAGATCGGCGGTGGCAATATGATCAATGCCATAGGTCTCGCAAATCCAGGCATTGAGAATTTTGGAAATGAGGTCAAGATTGCCAGGGAAGCAGGCAAACCAGTCATCGGCAGCATTTTCGGAGCTGACGCCGAGGAGTTTTCAAACCTGGCAAAAAAGATGGCGTCATATGGTGTTTCCGGTATAGAACTAAACCTTTCCTGCCCACACGTGAAGGGTGTCGGCCAGGAGATAGGATCTGATCCTGATCTGGTGGAGAGCATTGTGGGGGAAGTGAAACGTTCGGTCAATATCCCAGTTTTTGCAAAACTCAGTCCCAACGTGAGCGACATCATGGAACTGGCAAAGGCAGCGGACCGAGCCGACGCTCTTGTGCTCATTAATACTGTGAGAGCAATGGCCATAGATGTCTACGCCAGGCGGCCGGTTCTGAGTAACGTATATGGGGGCCTTTCAGGACCAGCTATTAAACCTGTTGGATTGAGATATGTATACGAGGTCAAGAAAGAAACTGGGAAAGAGATTATCGGTGTTGGAGGGATCCAGAGTGCCGAAGATACCTTGGAATACATCATGGCAGGGGCATCTTGCGTAGAGATAGGCACAGCACTCCACACTGGGGGAAGGAGCGTATTCCGAGCAATCTCTCGGGATCTTGAGAATCTCATGGCCAGTGAGAAACTTGATTCAATAAGCGATACTATCGGGATGGCGATTCAGAGATGATACATTCCACCGTTGTCAGGGTTGATCAGAATACGCCTACGGTGAGATCCATAGGTTTTAAGTGGGATTGCAAGGTCTTGCCGGGACAGTTCATCATGGTGTGGATCCCTGGAATTGGCGAGATACCAATATCTCTGTCGTCCACTGGTAACCTGAAAGAAATCACGGTGAAGAGCTATGGCCCGGCATCGGATGCCCTCACGAAGCTTGAAACAGGATCCAGAATATTCTTCCGAGGGCCATACGGGAGACCTTTTACACTGGTGAAAGGTAAAACACTGCTTATCGGCGGCGGATCGGGGATGGCTTCACTTAAGCCGCTCATAAATGAGAGGTCTTATGCCATAGTCTCGGCCAGAACGAGGGATGAACTCCTATTCAGCGATAAAATTCATGAGGGAAACCTTCACTTAGTAACAGATGACGGATCTATCGGCATAAAGGGGACTCCACTCAACGCCCTTGAAAAGCTCAATCTGACAGAATTTGAAATGATTTATGTTTGCGGGCCCGAAATAATGCTGAAGAAGATCTTTGACTCTCTCAGAGGAAAAAAGGTGAGGGCTGAATTTGCAATGGAGAGGACTATGAAATGCGGAATAGGAGTCTGCGACTCCTGCTCTATAGACGGGCTACAACTATGCAGGGACGGGTCCATCTTTTCAATGGAAGAGGTTATGGAGATGGAGGAGTTTGGAAGAACCAAACTTTCCGAATCTGGCAGAAGAATAATCCTCAACTACTGATCGATCAGTTCCTTTATTGGTATTATACGTTCTATGTAAATATTCCAGTCCTGAAATTTCTTGCTCAGCTCATCCAGCAGCGTAACAAAGGTATGAAGATGGCTCTCCATGGTGACAAATGAGGCGATCATAATGTTCCCATCGAGTGTCTGGCTTTCGCTGAACCTTGCAAGAGGCAGTGCATTTGATTTTAGGGAAAGCTCCATCAATACATCGTTGGAGGTCACCGCCTCATAAATTCCTTCAGATTCACTGATTATTGTCACCCCATTCATGGAAACAGGCGTTCCGCTTATCCTGTATATCCCATGCAAATTCTCTTCTTCAGTTGGGAACCTGAGGAACCTTGTGTATTTAAGCCCTAGAGGGTTATCCTCAGCACGCTTATTTCTTTCAGGGGGCTTGCAAGCAAAGGAAACCGCGTAGAGCATGAAGTGGGAAGATATTGTGTTAAGAGCCTCCCTGACATTTCTGCTTGGCCCTATATAGTTCAGTTTGACAGAAATATTTGTATTACTTATAGAAACGGCATCTAGAACTAACTCTGATACCTTTTTGAGGTCAGAATTGTGAAATTTGAAATCAATCGCTAAATTTCCTTCCTTCAGATACATAGGTTCAAGGTATACTGAACTGATTCCAGAAAGCTCATTTAGTAGAAGAATCTCACTCAAATCATCACTTGTCAGGAATATGGACCATGTGTTGCTGGAAAGTTTTGCGTGGTACTGTTCTAGAAAAATTCTGTTCTCAAGCCTCTGGCTCGCTTCTTCAGGCAGGAAAAGATAAAGCTCCACCCTTGTTTTGCGAAACAGAGGCATTGCCACGGCAAAAATGTCTAGTTTCCTAGCAAGCTGGAAAATCTGAAGTTCGCCGGACACGACAATACTACATTCCGTGTCCAGGATATTGTTTTCTATTCTATCCACTACGTAGCGAATGACGAAAGGGTATAAAGATTAGTTGTTACTTCCGTCAAATTTTAATAGCCTCTGCGTTATAAGTACTTCGCCATGGCGAAACTGGAATCTCTGCAGTCCGCACTGGATCATATGAAGAAGATCCTGGTAGAGGGAGAAAACGGAATTACCACACATATAATTTCTGGAAAAACCTCCGGTGGCAAGCATACTATGATGGACAGCTTGCAGGCATTTGCAAGCGAAAATGGATACGTAGTCTTCAGGTTCCCAGGGAACATATTGCAGGAGTCAATGCCTTACCAGCCGTTCAACCACATACTCAACACGATGTATGATACTGTGGATGAAAGAGGGATGAGTGATATAATCAGAAAATTTACGGAATATTTTTCTGGGAACACCGGCTTAAAGTTCCTTATTATTATTGAAGCTCTCGAACGCCTAAATTCATCAAGCCAGGATCTTTTCCTTTATATATCGAGGATTGCTTCGAGATTCGGCTTCCATCTTGTGGGAACATACAGTAAACGTTCACCGTCTGAATTTGAGGGAGGAGAATTCAACTTCATAATCATCTCGGCAACGGAGCCACAGATACACATAATCAATATTAGAGACCCCAATTTTGATGATGCCAGATTCCATGTAGAGAGTCTTGGTTACAAACTACCAGAAAGTTTCATGATGGATGT from Thermoplasmataceae archaeon includes:
- a CDS encoding dihydroorotate dehydrogenase electron transfer subunit, with the protein product MIHSTVVRVDQNTPTVRSIGFKWDCKVLPGQFIMVWIPGIGEIPISLSSTGNLKEITVKSYGPASDALTKLETGSRIFFRGPYGRPFTLVKGKTLLIGGGSGMASLKPLINERSYAIVSARTRDELLFSDKIHEGNLHLVTDDGSIGIKGTPLNALEKLNLTEFEMIYVCGPEIMLKKIFDSLRGKKVRAEFAMERTMKCGIGVCDSCSIDGLQLCRDGSIFSMEEVMEMEEFGRTKLSESGRRIILNY
- a CDS encoding dihydroorotate dehydrogenase, whose amino-acid sequence is MSNRLQTVISGLRLDNPLILASGILDENGYTMKRILKEGAAAVVTKSIGSAERSGYKPPVVVEIGGGNMINAIGLANPGIENFGNEVKIAREAGKPVIGSIFGADAEEFSNLAKKMASYGVSGIELNLSCPHVKGVGQEIGSDPDLVESIVGEVKRSVNIPVFAKLSPNVSDIMELAKAADRADALVLINTVRAMAIDVYARRPVLSNVYGGLSGPAIKPVGLRYVYEVKKETGKEIIGVGGIQSAEDTLEYIMAGASCVEIGTALHTGGRSVFRAISRDLENLMASEKLDSISDTIGMAIQR